A part of Streptomyces sp. NBC_01210 genomic DNA contains:
- a CDS encoding DUF899 family protein, with amino-acid sequence MRQTNLTGEPAPYVSAREELRQAEIELMRHRERVADLRRRLPLGPVVDDYMFEEGPADLQAGDAPAQTVRLGELFTRPGRDLVVYHLMYGKKQTEPCPMCTMWLDGFNGVAHHVAQNVDFAIVAAADLPSLRAHARNRKWTNLRLLSAGSSTFKYDLGSEDAEGNQDSTVSVFTRDDNGSVRHFYSVHPRMSDDIDQRGIDLLSPVWHILDLTRQGRDNWFPALSYEARPLSN; translated from the coding sequence ATGCGTCAAACCAATCTCACTGGGGAGCCGGCCCCGTACGTCAGCGCCCGTGAGGAGCTGCGGCAAGCCGAGATCGAGCTGATGCGCCATCGTGAACGCGTCGCCGACCTGCGTCGCCGGTTGCCGCTGGGCCCTGTCGTCGATGACTACATGTTCGAGGAGGGCCCTGCTGATCTGCAGGCTGGTGACGCGCCGGCGCAGACCGTGCGCCTGGGTGAACTGTTCACCCGGCCCGGGCGTGACCTGGTCGTCTACCACCTCATGTACGGCAAGAAGCAGACCGAGCCGTGCCCCATGTGCACGATGTGGCTCGATGGGTTCAACGGAGTAGCCCACCACGTCGCGCAGAACGTCGACTTCGCGATCGTCGCCGCGGCCGACCTGCCCTCGCTCCGCGCGCACGCCCGAAACCGGAAGTGGACGAATCTGCGTCTGCTCAGCGCCGGGTCCAGTACCTTCAAATACGACCTGGGCAGCGAGGACGCCGAGGGCAACCAGGACTCGACGGTGTCGGTGTTCACCCGCGACGACAACGGGTCGGTACGCCACTTCTACTCGGTGCACCCCCGGATGTCGGACGACATCGACCAGCGAGGCATCGACCTGCTCAGCCCGGTATGGCACATCCTCGACCTCACCCGCCAAGGCCGAGACAACTGGTTCCCCGCACTCAGCTATGAGGCCAGGCCGCTCAGCAACTGA
- a CDS encoding amidohydrolase family protein has product MVGIASGTRELPKVISVDDHVIEPAHLFETWLPTKYRDRGPKPFTAGIGDLEYIGGKYRFTTDPEGQITDWWEYEGLIFPYKRIIAAVGFSRDEMTLDGITREQMRRGCWDPKARLEDMDLNHVEASLCFPTFPRFCGQTFAEAKDKEVGLACVRAYNDWMVEEWCGDSGGRLIPLCLIPLWDIDLAVAEIKRNAARGVRAVTFSEIPTYLGLPSIHSGYWDPFFAACEETGTVVNMHIGSSSQMPAASPDAPPAVQASLSFNNAMASMMDFLFSGVLVKFPRLKLAYSEGQMGWIPYALERADDVWEEHRAWGGVRDLIPEPPSTYYYRQMFCCFFRDKHGIDSIETVGVNNATFETDYPHVDSTWPHTKQVAADHVASLSEDVTYKILRGNAIRMLELPFDQDRSTTA; this is encoded by the coding sequence GTGGTTGGCATTGCGAGCGGTACCAGGGAACTCCCCAAGGTCATCAGCGTGGACGATCACGTGATTGAGCCCGCGCATCTCTTCGAGACCTGGCTTCCGACGAAGTATCGCGACAGGGGGCCGAAGCCCTTCACCGCCGGAATCGGCGATCTGGAGTACATCGGCGGGAAGTACCGGTTCACCACCGACCCGGAGGGTCAGATCACCGACTGGTGGGAGTACGAGGGCCTGATCTTCCCGTACAAGCGCATCATCGCGGCCGTCGGCTTCTCCCGCGATGAGATGACGCTTGACGGCATCACGCGGGAGCAGATGCGGCGCGGGTGCTGGGACCCGAAGGCCCGGTTGGAGGACATGGACCTCAACCACGTGGAGGCCTCCCTGTGCTTCCCGACATTCCCGCGCTTCTGCGGGCAGACCTTCGCGGAGGCCAAGGACAAGGAGGTCGGGCTCGCCTGCGTTCGGGCGTACAACGACTGGATGGTGGAGGAGTGGTGCGGTGACAGCGGCGGCCGGCTGATTCCGCTGTGCCTCATCCCGCTGTGGGACATCGACCTGGCGGTCGCCGAGATAAAACGGAACGCGGCGCGCGGCGTGCGGGCGGTGACCTTCAGCGAGATCCCCACCTATCTGGGGCTGCCGTCGATCCACTCCGGCTATTGGGACCCGTTCTTCGCGGCTTGCGAGGAGACCGGCACGGTCGTGAACATGCACATCGGGTCCAGCTCCCAGATGCCGGCCGCGTCGCCCGACGCGCCGCCCGCCGTGCAGGCCTCGCTCTCCTTCAACAACGCCATGGCCTCGATGATGGACTTCCTCTTCAGCGGGGTGCTGGTGAAGTTCCCGCGGCTGAAGCTGGCGTACAGCGAGGGCCAGATGGGCTGGATCCCCTACGCCCTGGAGCGCGCCGACGACGTGTGGGAGGAGCACCGTGCCTGGGGCGGGGTGCGCGACCTGATCCCCGAGCCCCCGTCGACGTACTACTACCGGCAGATGTTCTGCTGCTTCTTCCGCGACAAGCACGGCATCGATTCGATCGAGACCGTAGGCGTCAACAACGCCACCTTTGAGACCGACTATCCGCACGTCGACTCCACGTGGCCGCACACGAAGCAGGTGGCGGCCGATCACGTGGCCAGTCTCTCTGAGGACGTGACCTACAAGATCCTTCGAGGTAACGCGATTCGCATGCTGGAGCTGCCGTTCGACCAGGACCGGTCAACCACCGCCTGA
- a CDS encoding FkbM family methyltransferase produces the protein MTDRASELLVTLARGYVRKAPGSLFKGAIAAHYLNPRLRDHPRQRVVDARFEAKFAVDTRDLIQRYIYMYGAWEPHMMRWLASRLRAGDVLVDVGANLGFLSVYGSRLVGGTGRVVSIEASPVFHRRVLQHAELNGCDNIRAVNAAVSDSLRTLTFVLASARNMGANSIVPWDGPAESTFEMEARPLPELLQPDEIARARVIKIDVEGAEGGVVRGLAPMLDELRPDVEITVEVTPERMEQLGDSVDELLETMRKHSFHTYRLANDYAPESYPSALRRPKPPVRWRGPVTAESDLIFSRVDAEILR, from the coding sequence ATGACGGACCGCGCTTCGGAACTGCTCGTCACGCTCGCCCGCGGGTACGTAAGGAAGGCTCCCGGCTCGCTGTTCAAGGGAGCGATCGCCGCGCATTACCTGAATCCCCGCCTGCGCGATCACCCTCGTCAGCGGGTGGTCGACGCCAGGTTCGAGGCCAAGTTCGCCGTCGACACCCGGGACCTGATTCAGCGATACATCTACATGTACGGTGCCTGGGAGCCGCACATGATGCGATGGCTCGCGAGTCGACTTCGGGCCGGAGATGTCCTTGTTGATGTCGGTGCGAACCTTGGCTTTCTGAGCGTCTACGGCTCCCGGCTGGTTGGGGGAACGGGCCGGGTGGTGTCGATCGAAGCGTCCCCTGTCTTCCATCGGCGGGTGCTCCAGCACGCAGAGCTCAACGGGTGCGACAACATCCGTGCGGTCAACGCCGCGGTCTCGGACAGCCTTAGGACGCTCACCTTCGTCCTCGCGAGCGCACGAAACATGGGCGCGAACAGCATCGTGCCGTGGGACGGACCGGCGGAGTCCACCTTCGAGATGGAAGCGCGTCCGCTGCCCGAGCTCCTCCAGCCGGACGAGATTGCACGAGCTCGTGTGATCAAGATCGATGTGGAGGGCGCGGAAGGCGGTGTCGTCCGCGGGCTTGCCCCGATGCTTGACGAGCTCCGTCCCGATGTGGAGATCACTGTGGAGGTGACTCCGGAGCGCATGGAGCAACTGGGCGACTCCGTCGATGAGTTGCTGGAGACGATGCGCAAGCACAGCTTCCATACCTACCGCTTGGCCAACGACTACGCGCCGGAGAGCTACCCGAGTGCCCTGCGCCGGCCCAAGCCTCCAGTGCGATGGCGCGGGCCGGTCACAGCCGAAAGCGATCTGATCTTTTCCCGAGTCGACGCCGAGATACTGAGGTGA
- a CDS encoding alpha/beta fold hydrolase — MTNNSTSSARLAPPIGGFQEIEGRRISVHRSGSGGPAVVFLPGASAVGLDYFGVQQEVSQFTTAVVYDRGGTGYSDPLPLPRTAAAVATELRELLRAQNIAAPYVLVAHSLGGFYAHRFAQLYPQDVAGLVWLDAFHRDWDDFMPPAAGLAAVERMAPDREQLERMRPALREMYAELLADYPEHVRQALVDAKVSDEWTHVGIAERTKLAELATELRAGPNIPDVPVVALSVVGTDPGQQALTSERTLQEMHDGRTRMDAALVSAVSHGEQRIISDTSHHRLCFDRPDAVVQAIRDVVDRGRP, encoded by the coding sequence ATGACGAACAACAGCACTTCCTCGGCTCGGCTCGCGCCGCCGATCGGAGGGTTCCAGGAGATCGAAGGCCGCCGCATTTCCGTGCATCGGTCGGGCAGCGGCGGACCGGCCGTGGTGTTCCTGCCGGGCGCCAGCGCGGTCGGCCTGGACTATTTCGGCGTCCAGCAGGAGGTTTCGCAGTTCACCACCGCCGTTGTGTACGACCGCGGCGGCACGGGCTACAGCGATCCCCTCCCGCTGCCGCGCACCGCCGCCGCGGTCGCCACGGAACTGCGCGAGCTGCTGCGCGCCCAGAACATCGCCGCCCCATACGTTCTGGTGGCGCACTCCCTCGGTGGCTTCTACGCGCATCGGTTCGCGCAGCTGTACCCGCAGGACGTGGCCGGGTTGGTCTGGTTGGACGCCTTCCACCGCGACTGGGACGACTTCATGCCTCCCGCGGCGGGTCTGGCCGCGGTCGAGCGGATGGCACCTGATCGGGAGCAGCTGGAACGGATGCGCCCGGCCCTGCGCGAGATGTACGCCGAGTTGCTCGCGGACTACCCGGAGCACGTGCGGCAGGCGCTGGTCGATGCCAAGGTGAGTGACGAATGGACCCACGTCGGCATCGCCGAGCGCACCAAGTTGGCCGAACTCGCCACCGAACTGCGGGCCGGGCCGAACATTCCCGACGTCCCGGTGGTCGCTCTCTCCGTGGTGGGCACCGACCCCGGCCAGCAGGCGCTGACGTCGGAGCGGACGTTGCAAGAGATGCATGACGGCAGGACGAGAATGGACGCGGCCCTGGTGAGCGCGGTCTCGCACGGGGAACAACGCATCATCTCCGACACCAGCCACCACCGGCTCTGCTTCGACCGCCCCGATGCCGTGGTCCAGGCGATCCGCGACGTCGTCGACCGAGGTCGCCCCTAG
- a CDS encoding MerR family transcriptional regulator has product MLTIGQLAATAGVTVRTVRHYHHFGLLPEPERDASGYRRYSAQAAVDLIRIRTLADAGVPLARIDALLHAQPAEFAAAVTDIDAELQRKIDQLTEYRRRIAELAGGERLVLPPEVVAILNRMRSLGVSERRVRLERDSWILMQALDPHVMPQRIRDKNAGFDDPETTRLYLACDQSVDWDPHDPRLDRLIDDMDAWEIKHERDSNRAGYLKLVSSRISEASPAWQRIVDALAHRAKQRRPVGHDS; this is encoded by the coding sequence GTGCTCACGATCGGCCAGCTCGCGGCAACCGCCGGCGTGACCGTGCGCACCGTTCGCCACTACCACCATTTCGGCCTGTTGCCCGAGCCCGAGCGCGATGCCTCCGGCTACCGCCGCTACAGCGCGCAAGCGGCAGTGGACCTCATCCGGATCAGGACCCTCGCCGACGCCGGGGTGCCACTGGCCCGTATCGACGCGCTGCTGCATGCGCAACCAGCCGAATTCGCCGCGGCCGTCACCGACATCGACGCCGAATTGCAGCGCAAGATCGACCAGCTCACCGAATACCGCCGCAGGATCGCCGAACTGGCCGGCGGCGAAAGGCTTGTCCTGCCCCCCGAGGTGGTCGCCATCCTGAACCGGATGCGCAGTCTCGGGGTCAGCGAACGGAGGGTACGACTCGAGCGCGACTCGTGGATCCTGATGCAGGCACTGGACCCGCACGTCATGCCGCAGCGGATACGGGACAAGAACGCCGGCTTCGACGACCCCGAGACGACGCGCCTGTATCTCGCCTGTGATCAATCAGTCGACTGGGATCCGCACGATCCACGCCTGGACCGGCTCATCGACGACATGGACGCATGGGAGATCAAACATGAACGAGACAGCAACCGGGCAGGGTACCTGAAGCTGGTCTCCTCCCGGATCTCCGAGGCATCACCGGCATGGCAACGCATCGTCGACGCGCTCGCCCACCGCGCCAAGCAGCGCCGACCCGTCGGGCACGACAGCTGA
- a CDS encoding glycosyltransferase family 2 protein: MLRRVVIITAVHPPSAPFLPDAYKSLCEQELPDGWEWHWLIQEDGESDEVAPHVPDDDRVTFEQGRPGGPGVARTMALAHADGEYVKVLDADDQLTPGALARDLAALEGDSAIGWATSRVLDLLPDGSTAGFPGDPEAGPIERGAVLDFWKANGFRAQVHPATLLVRRELLLALGGWMALPASEDTGLLLALNSTSRGWFSPEVGLLYRKWPGQATGQAAHTDAAERDARMAVVEARARALSHLRWRYPVTDAR; this comes from the coding sequence GTGCTTCGGCGCGTCGTCATCATCACTGCTGTCCACCCGCCATCCGCCCCGTTCCTGCCGGACGCGTACAAGTCTCTCTGCGAGCAGGAGCTCCCCGACGGATGGGAGTGGCATTGGTTGATCCAGGAGGACGGCGAGAGCGACGAGGTCGCTCCCCACGTCCCCGACGACGACCGCGTGACCTTCGAGCAGGGGCGCCCCGGCGGCCCCGGCGTCGCCCGGACCATGGCCCTCGCGCACGCAGACGGCGAGTACGTCAAGGTCCTGGATGCCGACGACCAACTGACCCCGGGTGCGCTGGCCCGCGACCTGGCCGCGCTCGAAGGTGACTCCGCGATCGGCTGGGCGACATCGCGCGTACTGGATCTGTTGCCCGACGGCTCCACGGCGGGCTTTCCCGGGGACCCCGAAGCTGGACCGATCGAGCGGGGGGCCGTGCTCGACTTCTGGAAGGCGAATGGTTTCCGCGCACAGGTCCACCCGGCGACGCTGCTCGTTCGCCGCGAACTGCTCCTCGCGCTCGGCGGCTGGATGGCTCTTCCCGCCTCGGAGGACACGGGGCTACTGCTCGCCCTGAACTCCACCAGCCGCGGTTGGTTCTCGCCCGAGGTGGGACTCCTGTACCGCAAGTGGCCTGGGCAGGCGACCGGCCAGGCCGCGCACACGGATGCCGCCGAGCGTGACGCCCGGATGGCAGTCGTCGAAGCGAGGGCTCGGGCGCTGTCGCACCTCCGGTGGCGCTACCCCGTCACGGACGCCCGATGA
- a CDS encoding GntR family transcriptional regulator — MAKVYERIADDLRQSIRAGQLEPGDRLPAETKLAEQYGKSLPTIQNALRLLQNEGLIEKQHGRGNFVRRPRTTVLRDNVRHQWEKGRAREPEAKRLETGATEHDTGLQMDDLVFYAAYRETKANKELAETFGVPEGTPLLERTYRTRYAAETAPLNLVTSYIVRALVEENPDLLDDTNEPWPGGTQNQLYTVGIEVDRVEERVTARPPTPEEADELELPPGTSVLVLRKTSFDINDRVVDVSDITLPGDRTEMLFTTHLERW; from the coding sequence GTGGCAAAGGTGTACGAGCGGATCGCGGATGACCTCCGCCAGTCCATCCGCGCCGGTCAGCTGGAGCCCGGCGACCGACTTCCCGCGGAGACCAAACTCGCCGAGCAGTACGGGAAGAGCCTCCCGACGATCCAGAACGCACTTCGACTGCTGCAGAACGAAGGGCTGATCGAGAAGCAGCACGGCCGCGGCAACTTCGTCCGTCGGCCCCGCACGACGGTGCTGCGCGACAACGTCCGGCACCAGTGGGAGAAGGGCCGCGCGCGCGAGCCGGAGGCCAAGAGGCTGGAGACAGGCGCGACCGAGCACGACACCGGCCTGCAGATGGACGACCTCGTCTTTTACGCGGCGTATCGCGAGACCAAGGCGAACAAGGAACTTGCGGAGACCTTCGGGGTCCCCGAGGGCACGCCCCTCCTGGAGCGCACCTACCGGACGAGGTACGCCGCCGAAACCGCCCCGCTCAACCTGGTGACCTCATACATCGTCCGCGCCCTGGTCGAGGAGAACCCGGACCTCCTGGACGACACCAACGAACCGTGGCCCGGCGGCACACAGAACCAGCTCTACACCGTGGGAATCGAAGTGGACCGCGTCGAGGAACGCGTCACCGCCCGCCCACCCACACCGGAAGAGGCGGATGAGCTGGAGCTGCCGCCGGGCACGTCGGTCCTGGTTCTCCGGAAGACCTCGTTCGACATCAACGACCGCGTCGTGGACGTATCCGACATCACGCTGCCTGGTGACCGCACGGAAATGCTCTTCACCACTCATCTGGAAAGGTGGTGA
- a CDS encoding nSTAND1 domain-containing NTPase, with protein METLSSDSGARTAFAERLALLYKEAGNPPLKRVAEAVVRLQRVDEQGRPVRVSAQRISDWRRARNVPAQFAALAVVLHILIPEARRSRPAPVSTGLYDLAQWQRLWERAVADPVSDRTAASAEAEEQPPAETPTVAGVCPYRGLASYRQQDARWFFGRERSTDALIAQLRAAEKTGGLVMLVGASGAGKSSLLNAGLVPALQNGALGDENSRARGVLQFAPGGDPLAELTRRIPELAHVVSAAEEPTAKEPAVKEAAVKEPGTPQVARVVRKAVTAWAHRETSSAARPVIIVDQFEEAFTLCSDEARRRTFIQLLHAACSPPGSGDPAPVLVVLGIRADFYEQCLGYPELADALQHRHMVLGPLTTTELREAVTGPAKAVGLELEPGLGELIVRELSADGPRGAHNAGVLPLLSHALLATWQRRKAGRLTLAGYRAAGGIQGAVAATAERAWSGLDPAARTAARLLLLRLVRLGEDTQATRRRGTRRQLAAESTDPNKTEESLEALVSARLVTLDAETVEITHEALLHAWPRLRDWIDEDRTGNLLRQRLEEDGRAWEGSNRDTSLLYRGSRLEQAHNWAISAGDTFLSRIAVEFLAASVRLRKRTVWISRGAVSALVVLAMLAVGSAVVAWQQRNDAVFEQVVAEADRVQYTDPSLSAQLDLVAHRLRPDDEGANNRLISIVNAPLATPLLGHAGAVYLTSFSPNGRLLATANYDRTVRLWDVSDPTRPKQLGKPLTGHTSWVSSAVFSPDGRTLASASDDGTVRLWNVQDPDHPRPLGAPLTRNGGTVYLLAFSPDGHTLASANEDHTVRLWDMSDPRRPKALGALTGHTAAVRSMAFSPDGRTLAAGGDDDTIRLWDMADPRHPTRIDTVLTGHTDTVHSVAFSPDGQTLASGSADDTIRLWNAADPRHATPLGAPLTGHTGPVWSVAFSPDGTMLAAGSADSTASLWNVSDPAYPSQVGEPLAGSSGEMYAVGFSPDGRTLATGSGDSRVRLWSIPTSDMIGRIGAFRPDGQVLATAARDGRVRLWNVTTPERPASLGKPFMPGKGDVRSLTFSPDGHTLAVLTGSRAVQLWNVTDPTRPVSYGPPVELRTRFAGPDALAFSPDGRTLATAHEDRTIQLWNSSDPSRLLPLGKPLAGHMGYVNSLVFSPDGRTLASGSADDTIRLWNMADPRHAAQLGAPLTGHLGPINTLSYGPDGHTLASGSDDGTVRLWNISDPLKATPLSSPLTGHTEAVVSLTFSRDGRTMASGGNDNTVRLWKVADPSKAAPIGQSMSPNAKTGNFLSFSPRSHMLGVSSGADTVRLWNLDVDEAIRRICSTTRGVLTPAKWHEYLPRLSYEPPCDQ; from the coding sequence GTGGAGACCTTGAGTTCCGACTCAGGGGCACGCACAGCCTTCGCGGAACGTCTCGCGCTGCTGTACAAGGAGGCAGGCAACCCTCCCCTCAAGCGCGTGGCCGAGGCGGTCGTCCGGCTTCAGCGGGTCGACGAACAAGGGCGGCCAGTGCGGGTGTCCGCTCAGCGGATCAGCGACTGGCGACGGGCCAGGAACGTGCCTGCTCAGTTCGCCGCCCTCGCCGTGGTGCTGCACATCCTGATCCCCGAAGCGCGGCGCTCGCGGCCCGCGCCGGTGTCCACGGGCCTGTACGACCTGGCCCAGTGGCAGCGCCTGTGGGAGCGCGCGGTTGCCGACCCGGTCAGCGACCGCACCGCTGCATCCGCGGAAGCGGAGGAACAACCCCCGGCCGAAACCCCGACCGTCGCCGGTGTGTGCCCATACCGGGGGCTGGCTTCGTACCGTCAGCAAGACGCCCGGTGGTTCTTCGGCCGCGAGCGGAGCACGGATGCCCTCATTGCTCAGCTCCGCGCAGCGGAGAAGACGGGTGGCCTGGTCATGCTCGTGGGCGCCTCAGGTGCGGGAAAATCCTCCCTGCTGAACGCCGGCTTGGTGCCCGCATTGCAGAACGGCGCACTGGGGGACGAGAACAGCCGGGCAAGGGGGGTTCTGCAGTTCGCGCCGGGAGGCGATCCTCTCGCGGAGCTGACCCGCCGGATCCCTGAGCTCGCGCACGTCGTCTCTGCCGCGGAGGAACCGACGGCGAAGGAACCGGCGGTGAAGGAAGCGGCAGTGAAGGAGCCCGGTACTCCGCAGGTCGCGCGCGTGGTGAGGAAGGCCGTCACGGCATGGGCGCACCGCGAGACATCCTCCGCCGCCCGTCCGGTCATCATCGTGGATCAGTTCGAGGAGGCGTTCACCCTCTGCTCCGACGAGGCGCGCAGGCGCACTTTCATCCAGCTCCTCCACGCTGCATGCTCGCCCCCCGGCTCCGGTGACCCAGCCCCCGTGCTCGTAGTCCTCGGCATACGCGCCGACTTCTACGAGCAATGCCTCGGGTATCCCGAACTGGCCGACGCGCTGCAGCATCGGCACATGGTGCTCGGGCCGCTGACCACCACGGAGCTGCGCGAAGCGGTGACCGGCCCGGCCAAAGCCGTGGGCCTGGAACTCGAACCGGGGCTGGGGGAACTGATCGTCCGGGAATTGAGCGCTGACGGCCCCCGCGGGGCGCACAACGCGGGGGTTCTGCCGCTCCTCTCCCACGCCCTGCTCGCCACCTGGCAGCGACGAAAGGCGGGAAGGCTGACGCTGGCCGGCTACCGCGCGGCGGGCGGAATCCAGGGAGCGGTGGCGGCGACCGCCGAGCGGGCCTGGTCCGGCCTCGACCCGGCAGCACGCACGGCCGCGCGACTGCTCCTCCTCAGGCTGGTCCGGCTGGGCGAAGACACCCAGGCCACCCGTAGACGGGGGACGCGGCGCCAACTGGCGGCGGAGTCAACGGACCCCAACAAGACGGAGGAATCGCTCGAAGCACTGGTGAGCGCCCGATTGGTGACACTCGACGCGGAGACCGTGGAGATCACCCATGAAGCGCTGCTCCACGCCTGGCCACGCCTGCGTGACTGGATCGACGAGGACAGGACCGGCAATCTGCTGCGCCAGCGGCTGGAAGAGGACGGCAGAGCCTGGGAAGGGTCGAACCGCGATACGTCACTGCTCTATCGGGGTTCCCGTCTGGAGCAGGCCCACAACTGGGCGATATCCGCCGGTGACACCTTCCTGTCGCGGATCGCGGTGGAATTCCTGGCTGCTTCGGTCAGGCTGCGCAAGCGCACAGTCTGGATCAGCCGTGGTGCGGTGTCGGCTCTGGTCGTCCTGGCGATGCTGGCCGTCGGTTCGGCGGTGGTCGCGTGGCAGCAGCGGAACGATGCGGTGTTCGAGCAGGTGGTCGCCGAAGCCGATCGCGTCCAGTACACGGACCCGTCGTTGTCCGCTCAACTCGACCTGGTGGCTCACCGCTTGCGGCCGGACGACGAGGGCGCGAACAATCGGCTGATCTCGATCGTGAACGCGCCGCTGGCCACACCGCTGCTCGGCCACGCCGGCGCCGTGTACCTCACCTCGTTCAGTCCGAACGGACGGCTCCTGGCCACCGCCAACTACGACCGCACCGTTCGACTGTGGGACGTGTCGGACCCGACTCGGCCCAAACAGCTGGGCAAGCCCCTCACCGGCCACACGAGTTGGGTGAGCAGCGCGGTCTTCAGCCCGGACGGCCGCACCCTCGCCAGCGCTTCGGACGACGGTACGGTCCGGCTGTGGAACGTGCAGGATCCCGACCACCCGCGCCCGCTCGGCGCGCCCTTGACCCGCAATGGCGGCACGGTCTACCTGCTCGCCTTCAGCCCGGACGGACACACTCTGGCATCCGCCAATGAAGATCACACCGTTCGCCTGTGGGACATGAGCGACCCGCGCCGGCCGAAGGCGCTCGGTGCGTTGACCGGCCACACCGCCGCCGTGCGCTCCATGGCGTTCAGCCCTGACGGACGGACGCTGGCAGCCGGTGGCGACGATGACACGATCAGGCTGTGGGACATGGCCGATCCGCGTCATCCGACGCGGATCGACACAGTGCTGACCGGCCACACGGACACGGTGCACTCGGTGGCCTTCAGCCCCGATGGCCAAACCCTCGCCAGCGGCAGCGCGGACGACACCATCCGGCTCTGGAACGCGGCCGATCCACGTCACGCGACGCCGCTCGGCGCGCCTCTCACCGGCCACACCGGTCCCGTATGGTCAGTCGCCTTCAGCCCCGACGGAACCATGCTCGCCGCCGGCAGCGCAGACAGTACGGCGAGCCTGTGGAACGTCAGCGATCCGGCATATCCGTCGCAGGTCGGCGAGCCTCTCGCAGGGAGCAGTGGCGAGATGTACGCCGTGGGCTTCAGCCCCGACGGCCGAACCCTCGCCACCGGGAGCGGTGACAGCAGGGTCCGCCTGTGGTCGATACCGACGTCGGACATGATCGGCCGCATCGGAGCGTTCCGCCCGGATGGGCAGGTGCTGGCCACGGCCGCGCGCGACGGAAGGGTACGGCTGTGGAACGTGACGACTCCCGAACGGCCCGCGTCGCTGGGCAAACCGTTCATGCCCGGGAAGGGTGACGTGCGTTCACTGACGTTCTCCCCCGACGGCCACACACTCGCGGTGCTGACGGGAAGCCGCGCAGTGCAGCTGTGGAACGTCACCGACCCGACTCGGCCTGTCTCCTACGGGCCGCCCGTCGAACTGAGGACACGGTTCGCGGGCCCCGACGCGCTGGCATTCAGCCCGGACGGGCGCACGCTGGCAACCGCCCATGAGGACCGCACCATTCAGTTGTGGAACAGCAGCGACCCGTCCCGCCTTCTTCCGCTCGGCAAGCCGCTCGCCGGCCACATGGGCTACGTCAATTCCCTCGTCTTCAGCCCGGACGGCCGCACTCTCGCCAGCGGCAGCGCGGACGACACCATCCGGCTGTGGAACATGGCCGACCCACGTCATGCCGCCCAACTCGGGGCACCTCTCACCGGGCACCTCGGCCCCATCAACACGCTCTCCTACGGCCCCGACGGCCATACATTGGCCAGCGGCAGCGACGACGGCACGGTCCGGCTCTGGAACATCAGCGACCCCCTCAAGGCAACCCCGCTGAGCTCCCCCCTCACAGGCCACACCGAAGCGGTCGTGTCGCTGACGTTCAGCAGGGACGGCCGCACCATGGCGAGTGGCGGCAACGACAACACGGTCCGGCTCTGGAAAGTGGCCGATCCGTCCAAGGCCGCTCCCATTGGTCAATCGATGAGCCCCAACGCCAAGACGGGCAATTTCTTGTCGTTCAGTCCCAGAAGCCACATGCTCGGAGTATCGAGCGGCGCCGATACCGTCCGGCTGTGGAACCTCGACGTCGACGAGGCCATTCGTCGCATTTGCTCGACCACTCGGGGCGTTCTGACGCCGGCGAAATGGCACGAGTATCTGCCCCGCCTCTCGTACGAGCCCCCGTGCGACCAGTAG
- a CDS encoding DJ-1/PfpI family protein: MQVAVVTFDGFNELDSFIASALINRCRKDGLEAFITTPTPVVTSMNGVEVTGQRPMEFVTEADVVLIGSGVKARDVVADDRLISRLSLAPSRQLIGAQCSGALVLARLGLLDGMPACTDMKSRPFVEARDVTVLDEPFHAEGNIATAGGCLASQYLATWVITRMLGEDAARDVIGYVAPVGENQETVERAMRAVHAGEVVLR, translated from the coding sequence ATGCAGGTAGCCGTGGTCACCTTTGACGGATTCAACGAGCTCGACAGCTTCATCGCCTCCGCGCTGATCAACCGGTGCCGAAAGGACGGCTTGGAGGCCTTCATCACGACGCCGACGCCGGTGGTCACGTCCATGAACGGCGTCGAGGTAACCGGACAGCGCCCGATGGAGTTCGTGACCGAAGCCGACGTCGTGCTGATCGGTAGCGGGGTGAAGGCACGAGACGTAGTCGCCGACGACCGGCTGATCTCCAGGCTGTCGCTCGCCCCTTCGCGACAGCTGATCGGTGCGCAGTGCTCCGGCGCGCTGGTGCTCGCCCGGCTCGGGCTGCTGGATGGCATGCCCGCCTGCACGGACATGAAGAGCCGGCCCTTTGTCGAAGCACGCGACGTCACCGTGCTGGACGAGCCGTTCCACGCCGAGGGGAACATCGCTACGGCGGGCGGTTGCCTGGCGTCCCAGTATCTCGCCACGTGGGTGATCACCCGAATGCTCGGGGAGGACGCCGCGCGCGACGTCATCGGCTACGTGGCTCCGGTCGGCGAAAACCAGGAGACTGTCGAGCGCGCCATGCGCGCCGTCCACGCGGGCGAGGTTGTGCTGCGCTGA